A region from the Oryzias latipes chromosome 20, ASM223467v1 genome encodes:
- the LOC101166093 gene encoding inositol monophosphatase 1: MEDQWQRAYDFAVEVARKAGEEIRKAGEREIRVMTKSSTVDLVTKTDERVEKIIIGSLTDEFGEGTHCFIGEESVAKGEPCILTDKPTWIIDPVDGTTNFVHGFPFVAVSIAFAVNKQLEFGVVYSCLEDKMYKARKGKGAFCNDQQIQVSDVKDIHKSIIISEHGTDRSPEKVTKTFSTMQKILCIPVHGLRGSGTAATNMCLVATGAVEAFFEIGIHCWDIAAGAVIVQEAGGILLDVDGGPLDLMSRRMVSANNETIAKRIIKEIEIFPVVRDDAPAEKQ; encoded by the exons ATGGAGGACCAATGGCAGAGGGCATACGACTTTGCTGTTGAAGTGGCAAGGAAAGCCGGAGAG GAAATTCGGAAAGCTGGCGAGCGTGAGATCCGAGTCATGACGAAGAGCTCCACTGTGGATCTCGTCACCAAGACTGACGAGAGGGTGGAGAAAATCATCATTGGGTCTCTCACAGACGAGTTTGGAGAGGGCACACACTG TTTTATCGGGGAAGAGTCCGTGGCGAAGGGGGAGCCGTGCATCCTGACTGACAAACCCACGTGGATCATCGACCCGGTGGACGGCACCACAAACTTTGTACACGG GTTTCCATTTGTGGCTGTGTCCATCGCCTTTGCAGTGAATAAACAG TTGGAGTTTGGCGTTGTTTACAGCTGCTTGGAAGACAAGATGTACAAAGCAAGGAAGGGGAAGGGAGCTTTCTGCAACGACCAACAGATCCAGGTGTCCGATGTGAAAG atATCCACAAGTCTATCATTATTTCTGAGCATGGAACTGACAGAAGCCCTGAAAAAGTGACCAAGACCTTTTCAACTATGCAGAAGATCCTCTGTATCCCAGTTCATGG GCTCCGGGGGTCAGGAACAGCGGCCACCAACATGTGTCTGGTGGCGACCGGGGCAGTGGAAGCTTTCTTTGAGATTGGCATCCACTGCTGGGACATTGCAGCCGGAGCCGTGATTGTCCAAGAGGCCGGAGGAATACTTCTAGATGTTGACG GGGGACCGTTAGATTTAATGTCCCGACGGATGGTTTCAGCAAACAACGAGACCATCGCTAAACGGATCATCAAGGAAATCGAAATCTTCCCAGTGGTGAGGGACGACGCTCCTGCAGAGAAGCAATGA